The sequence TTCGCCTTAAAAGTATGGATAAAAAAGGCGTGCTGTTATTCCCCATGCTGGCTGTTAACGACTCCAAAACGAAGCACTTCTTCGACAACCGTTATGGCACCGGCCAGTCTACGCTTGATGGCATCATGCGGGCAACCAATATCCTTCTTGCCGGTTCAACTGTGGTTATCGCCGGTTACGGTTGGTGCGGCCGCGGTGTTGCCAACAAAGCCAGAGGAATGGGCGCCAACGTGATTGTTGCTGAGGTTGATCCCTTAAAAGCTTTAGAGGCAACAATGGATGGTTTCCGGGTTATGCCTATGGGAAAAGCCGCCTCTCTTGGCGATATGTTCATTACTCTTACCGGTGATATTAACGTAATTGCCAAACAGCATTTCCAGGTGATGAAAGACCGCGCGGTTGTCGCCAATTCAGGACATTTCAATCTCGAAATTGATATCCCGTCTTTAAAGAAGATGTCTAAAAAAGTCAGAACCGTTCGCGATAATGTAGAGGAATATACGCTTCGCAATAATAAAATAATATTTCTTTTAGGCGAGGGACGTCTAATCAACTTGGCATCGGCAGAGGGACATCCGGCTTCGGTTATGGATATGAGTTTTGCCAATCAGGCTTTAGGCGCCGAATATCTTCTCAATCATGGCAAGAACCTCGAATGCAAAGTTTATCCGGTTCCAA comes from Candidatus Zixiibacteriota bacterium and encodes:
- a CDS encoding adenosylhomocysteinase; the protein is MKFHIKDAKLAKKGKLRIEWAEQFMPVLRLIRQRFKKEKPLKGVNIACCLHVTTETANLMITLKEGGAMPYLCASNPLSTQDDVAASLVKDYKIPVFAIRAESNKVYYSHINSCLDANPLITMDDGADLVSLLHSKRKKQAASIIGGSEETTTGVIRLKSMDKKGVLLFPMLAVNDSKTKHFFDNRYGTGQSTLDGIMRATNILLAGSTVVIAGYGWCGRGVANKARGMGANVIVAEVDPLKALEATMDGFRVMPMGKAASLGDMFITLTGDINVIAKQHFQVMKDRAVVANSGHFNLEIDIPSLKKMSKKVRTVRDNVEEYTLRNNKIIFLLGEGRLINLASAEGHPASVMDMSFANQALGAEYLLNHGKNLECKVYPVPMKIDDSIAKLKLKAMGVSIDRLTPEQREYLSSWTIGT